The Dyadobacter sandarakinus DNA window CGGCACCTCATTGAGCTATTTGACACGCGACATTTTGCTGGCGATTACAGGAAACGAGCTTGCATTACTCGAACCGCAAGTATCCAATGACGAAACACTCGACTTGCCGGAAGACCTGCCTGCACAGACGGTCGATCAGGTTTTGGAACTGAAAATGAAGACGGATATCGTTAACCCATTAGTTTCCTCACACCGCTTTTCTGAAATCGTAACGCACAACTTGCTCGAACGTGCCCGACAGGAAAACACAAGCGTTCACGGCGCTATATGTGCGGCGGTGTTAATGGCTTCACGGAAGTTGCGTCCGGAATGGGACGAGACGAGAATGGAGCTGGTTTCGCCCGTTTGCACGAGAGGCGCGCTGAACCTGGACGATAACTTTGGGCTGAACATTACCACGCAATCTGTATTTTTCGAAAACCAGCGGTACTTGTCCTTCTGGGATTTGGCAAGACTCGCGAAGGCGGGGCTCGCCGGCACTAGTTCAGCTGAATATACAACCGGCTATCTGTCGTTCTTCCGCGACCTGGTATTTGGTCATAATGATGTACAGCAAATGCTGGATGCCTTGAAGCAGGCATTTAATCATCACATTATGGTTACTAATCTGGTGAGGGTAAGATACAAGACAGATTTCGGGC harbors:
- a CDS encoding phthiocerol/phthiodiolone dimycocerosyl transferase family protein; the encoded protein is MKKQQNRTLGAFEKTFWLLDQIDSKDFCLAADISGTQPVEKWRNAIDLAQQRHPNLSVKVVLDKLGRPALQHVDNLHIPLRVVHAEQNYRWEQEVEKELSVRFNTQEGPLLRVVLVQKTDSTVLILAANHTISDGTSLSYLTRDILLAITGNELALLEPQVSNDETLDLPEDLPAQTVDQVLELKMKTDIVNPLVSSHRFSEIVTHNLLERARQENTSVHGAICAAVLMASRKLRPEWDETRMELVSPVCTRGALNLDDNFGLNITTQSVFFENQRYLSFWDLARLAKAGLAGTSSAEYTTGYLSFFRDLVFGHNDVQQMLDALKQAFNHHIMVTNLVRVRYKTDFGPLKLQALYGPMVRSGKGMEQTIGALTTNGSLCLTNTSDTPIPGLLLEIEQILEKACEENVVTKTACSFR